The genomic DNA TGTCAGCTGCCGTGACGTTATCCGCAACGCCATTTCATCGGACATTTTTGTGCAACTTGCACCAGCTGCCGCTTTAAACACATATTTATCAATTTTAATCCACGAAAAAACCACCCAGTAGATGTGTACTACACTTCTACTACTAGGACCTAAGCTGAGTGCTTCTACATTAATATTTTAGCTTTGCCTAACCATAAAATCCTCTACACAAGCCAGCTCTGCAAGAATGTATCtattatttttacatattaAATAGTTTACTCACCGAGAAGAATTATTCCCACTTGATCGAGATATCGCGTACAGAAAATTATGGTTAGCTAGGAAGCCAGAAACCAGGAAACCAGAATAAATGTTGAAGCTGTCAGGTGACAGATAAAATCTTGACACATCTAACAGACGCTTTGCTAGCGATGGGAAAATAGCTATGATTGGTAGATTAAATTGTGAATAAAGCTACCAAAGCATTTTAAATCGGACAAAATATTAGgggcatacattttttgtaatttttgggAATCTAGTAGCCTTTTCCTGGTTTCACAGTTGACTGTCAGCAGAGCTCTACGAGTCAGGCAGCTGTTTGAATCATTCTTATTTAGAACCTTGTGCCGAGCACATATCccagtaaaataaaataaaagtgagttgaaaaaaaaaaataaatacaaaatttaaaatttaaaatttatttgtaaaagttttgtggaaaattgttaCATTCATTTCGTTATAAATTGCGGCacaaaagtttaatttaatttaaatatttgtgaatGTTTTAATGTGAATTaaggaacaacaaattaatttaatttaaattttaaataagttttaaattaaacattttttttttagcttaaTTTAGTTATTGTCGAAAATTTAGCCCAATTTTTTCCGAGAAAGTTCTTAAATTTTTTTTGCTactctatttttatttttttaatatttttaaatttattttttttccagAGCTGCCTTAATTGATAACGAACCGAATCTTTGATCATGTCCACGATGAATATTTTGCTGATCCTCTGGTGTAAGTATGGGGCCACTCTCTACTATGTTATCTGCAGGCATAACTAATATtttggtgtgtggtgtgtttggGTTCAGGTGCCGTGATGCTGATGCAGCCAGGAATCGGCCAGAAGCTGCGCGTGAAGCGCTCACCAGTCTCCACTCTGGCTGTCCATGCGAGCAACTCTACTTTTTCTACCAAGATGTTAAGTCAAGCGCGCAGCATTACAATTGCAGCAACGCCCAAAATGATGACAACTAAAGCAGTGGCCACCACAGCCACGCCTTCAACTGTGCTCGCGTACTCCACTGGCTTCACAGCAGCTCCCACAACCAAAGCAGTTGCCACAACAAACGCAACCACATCCACGCCAGAACTGGTCGCGAATCTTATGTCCGAACTGCAGAGCGCCAGACGCCGCCTTGACCTGTTGAATGATGAAATTATGGCCCACTCGAGCCGCAATCCCGCTGCCACGTCTGCTCCTCCGCCCCGTTCTGGTCATCGCTCGCCAAGAATTCAAGAACTAATGGCCCGCTACTGTCGCAACCGTCGCCATCCCgcttctgtgtctgtggttgCTGCCCAATCTGCTCCCCCATCGCCGCCTCGCGGTCGTCTAACGCTGAAGAGTGATCCACAAAATGCACGCAAGAAACGCAGCCACGCTTTGTTGCCGCACCACCTTCGTGGTTTCTACAGCAAGAGGCTCTTGCCGGATGGCAAAACCGAGATGGAGGAGTTCCAACTGGTGGCACCCAAAATGACCGACGATAACGCGCAGCAGGAACTCGACTATGAGCCGAAAATGGTGGCCCACAATGTGGCCAGAATTCGCCAGGTGAAGAAACAAAACGGTGGCCACATTTTGACTCCCGCTGAGTACTATCAGAAGCTGAAGACATTGCAGGCTCTGCCGCCAATGTTCGACATGGCACAGAtgttccagcagcaggcgcgtATCTTTGATTTGATCGATCACGCCGATGACATGACGCTGCGGCAGTTGCCCAAATTAATCGATAGTCTTCTGAAGAATGGCTTGGGAATGGGGTTGGTGATGGATGCCAAAAAGAATGAGAACCAGGTCCAGAACAACGAGGAGAAAGAGGAAAAGGTCCAGAAGAGCGAGGAGAAAGAGGAAAAGGTCCAGAATAGCGAGGAGAAAGAGGAAAACGGCAAGCACGGCGAGGAAAAAGAGGACAAAGAGGACAACGAAGACAACGAGGAGAACGAAGAGAGCAAGTTCaacaagcaggaggagcagcgccGTCTACTGGAAGCCGCCAAGAAGAACGAACTCAAGAATGCCTCACCCAACCGCGAGGATGAGGAAGAATTTGTCATCAGCTGCCCAGTACGCCACGATCACCATGCCAATCGCTATGGGGAAATAGTGGACGACGATGTGGTCCTTGTCGACCAGTGTCATGTTGCATAGGGAATTTATGGGTTAGGTTTGTGTAGGACTAGGATAGGTTAATAGGATTATAGTTTAGAATTCAATTTTAGCTTGGGGCTTTCATCTAAATTTGTAGGTTTTGTGTTTAgtatttggtttttagttGGGTTTTTTTGCCTTAGTTTAGCtaggaaattgtttaaatagtttttccgtttcttttcggttttttgtaAGCAAAACtttgaatgccaaaaaatgttgtgAGGTCATCTTTAGCATAAGGAATATTAGTGTTTAGGAAggtaataaaaagaaagaaaaataaaaagaacttACGCATTCAATCAATTCTTTTGAATCAACCGCCCCAAGACAGAATCTAGCTGCCCTCTATCGGCACTGTCGCCATCTGTCGCAATGAACTTGACGTCTCCCACATAGATGTCGCCTGCTGGCAATGTTCAGCTGCTGTGTCGTCATCTCTTGCTAGCAGTTTGACTTCTTCGCCCATAGATGTCGCCTGCAACCGGTTACTGCTTTTGTCAGTTAAATTTCAAAAGGAACTGAGCTTTTTTTTTCAAGGTCAATTTggataaatttgcataaatactCGCAAGTAAGGAGCAGCcgaaggagcaacaaaaaatgtaaaagtctCAGCCATCTGCACATGTCAATCGTGTGATGTGCACGCAGCGTTTATTTGACGgcatataaattgaaaaattcccataaaaatgtgtaattatttgacatattttcaatttccacaAAAGCCAGAGCAGGAGGACCCGGAGGCTGGGGGCTGGCACTGACACGTACAAGATTGTGCCGCCCCTCACCTCCTGCTGCCATGTTCCTGCCTGTGATTTCCGCTGCACAAATTAGCTGTTTTTCGTTTGGCGTCTACGGTAGCTGATAATCTGATTAGGCAGGTGGCGCGAGGGAGTAAAGAGTGGGGAGGCAGAGAAATCGCTTAATGCTAATGTGTCGATGCCTAAGCTGCGACCTGGCTAATTGAGGTTGGTGGGAGGGGTGAAGGCAGCCCAACTGTGGGGGGTTATAGGTTATCTATTGAATGAGTTCGTTCTTTAATCTTACAGCCTCTAACCCCAATCTGTAGTAGCGTCAACCCCCGCCAGAGGGCATGCCCTCGCACAATTAAGCtcgaaataacaacaacaacaaaagcagcgccGGCTTTAAGTCCCGCCCACAGCAACCACTGGGAGAACAGGCTGGGGAGTCTGAAGTAAAACTTGAGGAGAAGTCACGTCTAATTACACACATCTTGGAGCAGCTTTTTGACCTGGTCTGGTCGGGTGCTGCTGtaactcgctgctgctgtttggacTCTTTTACCAAATTGGTTTTAAAAGCCACAGGGGCTGGGACTACGTGTATGAACACTGGCGATGAGAGCGCGTGAGAACGTGAGCAATTATAACGGTTAAGTGGCGGAGAAcgagatagagggagagagagcgacagcgtGAGCAAGCCCTCGAGGCTGAGAGGGAGGACATAATCCCTTTATAATCCACACACGCAATGACATTATATGCTGAAAATTACGAAATAAGTGTCATGAatcaagcaacaacaaaaaagcaggaAATGAGAGCCAACAGAGGGCCGACACCAGATCGTGCCGTGGACTGTGGATTCCATCTGAACATCCACGATCCACAATCCGCAGCAATTGCCATACAAAACAGTACAGCAACATTTTAAAGCAAACGGTGAAAGAAATTGATTGATAACTGATTGAACAGGAGGATCCCCCAGCCTGGGCAGCCTTTGGCAGCCAATCACGCACAAAGAGCTgaaaggagctgctggcatGCTGTGGGGGGAGGGACTGTTGATGGCTGATGGGTAACGTGGAGCGTGGAACGTGGAACGGGACTTGTGAATTAACAATTCCTTTCAATTAAGTGcgcaaccaacaaaaagttcGAAAGCAACATAaaagcgagagggagaggtggagagagagcgagagagccacAGCGTAAGGGCGTGTAGACGCGGGCCAACGATATTTTcgtttcaataaaaatcagcaacagcaaatgaaaatgttgcaggCACAACACCGGCTACAGTGGAGGATCGGCAaggggaaaacaaaaagaggtaagaaaaaactgcaaaagtAATTGGAAAATTTATCATGGAATGTTTTTTGAACTTTGCTGCAACTTTAACTAAGGAAATGTGTTCCTTAATTCCGTAATAGCTGAAGTACAACCTTTTGGGGGTTTAGATGGGTACACTTTGAGAGCCTCCACTGTACACcagacatgtgtgtgtgtgtggagagagggtacgagtgcgagtatgtacataaataaacgcCGACAGATAACAGACGGCTGGCTGAATGGCTGCCTTGCTGGCTGCACGGGCTGCCGGGGGTGCTGGGGCTGTTGAGGGCGTGACTGAGGGCAAACCTTCATCGTGGATGGGTCTAAAAATCAGCAGCAAACTGTAACAAGTTTCGTGTTTCTCTTTTGCAATTTCTTTCGTTACAGTCAATCAGTTTTGCATGAGCGATTTCTTTACTCGTTTGCGCCAGCTCTACAATTTACttacacatgcacacagacacacacacacccttttgcctctctctctctctttctttgactcgccttctgtttgtgtgtggagtccaGCCAGTTGAAACAAAGTTAAAAAGTGTTGACTGTACTCAATGATTTAGCAATGACtccacccaaaaataaaactttgctGCAGCTCTATTTGTGTAGTGCTTGAAGCACTAAGGATCTCAATAGAGATTATTACAGATTAAAGCCGTTTTTCGCAACCCCCCAAAATCTATAAAGTAGCAACAAATAATTAGCAACAATCTGGCAAAACACTTTCGGGGCAATCTTTCGACTCCTGTTGAGCACTTTCTGTAATTAAAATCGAAGCGAAATCAAACAGAATTCCCCCAGCAACAATTGGTGAAGGAGCAACTTTTGGgcaaactcaactcaactcgacTCGCACATGTTGAAAGATTTTCACACGCACCTCCGTCAGAGAACATGTGGCAGGGGGGGCactggcaggggcagtggcagacatTGTATCCCAAAAGTCGAGCTTGTCTTTGATTTTGTCTGAGCGACGTgatatttgcttaatttttgaTACCCACTAcgaaagcagagcaaaagagagtccattgggtgtgtggggtgggtgCATTTTGGTGCTTCATTTGCAGCTGGCTAACAGGTAGCAATCGAACTATCATCCCATTTCCCCACCtaccctctctctgccttttgttACCGTTGTTTCCTGAGGGAATTTTGGGGTTGATTTTGGTTTGCACGAATAATTATTTGTCCATTTTGGGGCCTGGGGTTGGAGTGAAGTTTGGCTGTTGTTCAGGTAATtttgccacagacacagacccaaGCAATTAGAATCGAAATCAAACGAAGCAAAACGGAAACAACACtcgacacacaacacacacacacagagacacacgtACCCGTATGCCATGCAGTACATGATGGCAGGACACGCCAGTGCCAATGCAATCGGATATCGAGTAAATGATTCCCCGTTGCCCAGCAGAGATGTAGATGCTCGAGATTCAAGCTGAAatgttcgttttgtttcggcAGCTGTTGAAATGCTCTCAGGGTGCAGAATGTGGTAGGGGTGGGGGTGCCTTAAAGTGGGGAATTCTGTTGGCATGGAGTTCCTCCAGTTCACTGTTCCTCCATTAAGTCTTGGCCTGCCTCTACTATTGTTCTACTTCTCAGATACCTCAAAATAATCCTACAGAAGGCATTCCTTTGTTCAACAATTAAAGGATGTGCTAAAGGATATGCTGCAGAATGCGAGGTACCCTCAAGCTCATTCCATTCAGATTTGTTTTCCAAAGTTTTCATAATTTGATTGACTTGCTCACTTGTTTACACATTGCGTTGCCTATTTTATTggtcttttcttttattggatACTTAATTTTAATCTACCCCCAGCCCCTCgacatttgtttgctcaaattccatctttattttattattgtagCAAATTTGAAGAGCGAACAACATAGggaaaatctctctctctgacagcCATAAAGCCGCTTCCACATGCGCTGCGGAATGGTTGTCTGTTTGGTCGGAAAATACATAATTTCATTATGCTACTCCCCGCTGCCCGCTACTCCCCTCGCTTCAATGTGCTTCCCCATCTGTTTTTGTCTGCCTGCAGCATTAACTGTCAACACGGCTCAGGTCCCAGGCAGATGGCGGTTTGCTTTCTTAATCTTTGTACATAATTTCTGGCCAAACTCATGTTATGTAAtgtcttgctgctgctccttaaATGTGATATAAATTCCCTAATTCGGGGTACATTTATGTACCCCCAGATTGAGCGAGAGATCGCTGGAACTTGCAGCCCAAAAGGAGATCCATTTCCACCAGCAGCTTCCCTGTAGTTTTAGCTTCCCCTTCATGCAAAACCCACCCTTATCCCATACAAAAACAACCCCTAAACCGAACCCAACTAACATTTAGCTTGCTTCACCTGCAACTTGTTGATCTTTTAAAGAGTATTTGCGGCTTTGTCTGCTTGGTTGGAAGTTTGACTTCTTTTTTGCCTTCGTTTTTATCTGCTTTTGTGAGCTTTGTTTGagtttctcttttgtttttcttggccttggctttatttccttttcctttcataTGTGCGTATGTCCTTCTGGCTGTCTGCAGGTATCTTTCCCTGCAAAAGGTGACCTTTCTGCCTTGCTTTGTGGCACAGCGACAATGCGACTTGAGCTGctggtgcctgctgcctgctgcccgtaAAAACTTGCTTCATTTCttacattcatatttttggcacattCCCCCTGCCCACAGTGGACTACTTGACCGAGGAATACCAGGAAAACCAAGGGAAAGCCAGAAAAGTCGAGGGAAAACCACAAGCATGgagtgggagcaggagcagggcatcGCTTTCAATTGCCAACTTAGCGCTGATTACTTATTCGTCAAAGGCAAAGtccgggcaggcaggcaggcaggcaggcaaggcaaggcCCCACACAGGCCACAAGGATATCAGTCAAAAGGAGTTGACTCCTCCACACTTTCACTCGGTCTTAGCGCTCCAGCTTGTggtcctactcctactcccaGTCCTACTCCAGCTCCTTCCCCTGCTTTGGCCACTTAATCTCGCCTCTTTGGTATGCACGGACTGTATTCAAATGAATTCTGATTGAATTCATTGAAGCTCATCAGTAAGGAGCGATTTTTTTTGATCTAAGACACAGCCCAGGCCAGCGAGGACGTCCTTCTTGGAGGACGCCTGGGCACATCCTTCAGACATTTATTTTCAGTAATGGAAAAAATGTGTTCTGCAATTTCGCTCatttttatacataaatttgcGGAGCAAACCGAAGAGAAATATGCGCAGAGAAAACAGTGGGACAGTGGGACAGTGCGACTGGAGGACTGggggacaaaaaaaaagaacaagagcGCACAAGAAAGTATAATGCtaaaaagtaaagtaaataaagGATAATGCAGCAAGGATATAAATTACATAAAGCAGCACGAGATGACTAACTGTGGCAGGCCTCGCCTTGGCCCCTGCCGAGTGCGGAACGTGGCCAGCATTAGCTGTTCAAACAATGGCCAAGAGCGGCGACGGAGCAGAGCGGACGGAGAACAGAGGGTACAAAACGTAACGGAAGTCATGGTGGCGTATTAGAAAATGGTGCGCACAGGAAACGGAAGTGGAAGTATTTTTAATGATTGGTAAATTTTTTGACGGTTCCTCCGCCCTGCACCCTGTACAGCAACCCCACCCGAAGCGCATCGACACTCTGAAGTAGTCGCGGAGCAGCCCATCCCTCGCCTTCGTCTAATATTCCTTTGTGCGGCTGTTATTATtgatggaaatgcaaattggaTTTTCAAATTTACTTCTTccctgtttgcttttggcgaTGAACACAAAAAAGGCGAAATGGGAGCGTAAAGAGAGCTGCAGAAAAAAGACTCCCCGCTCCATGGGGAACCGACACTTCTAGTTTGggatttattgaaaattattaaggacaggcaaaatgttgcatttatCATTGACTTTGGCTTATCGGGCAACAGTTGCTCTTTATTCATTGTTGGCACTCATCAAAAGaaattatatgaaaataaTCCAATTCCAAATACCTTTCTCGACCAGCTTCTTATTGCATTTGATTCTCTTTAATTAAACTATTAACTCGCACAGCAAAACTTTTCAAGTGTCGTTTCCTCCTGCGGCCAACGTCGAGGGTTGTTCCTCGTTGagtttaataattttgttgaAATCATTAATGCAATTGTTTTCCCTTTACTAATCTGCattcctctgccactgctcctgcttcctgctggACGTCATCTCGGGCTCGTTCCTGGCTCTCATCTCTCAATTCTCGATTCCACTCGGTCCTCTCGGTCGCCTGCACTTTGGCTCAAAGTAATTAACGCCGATCCAAAACAGACGCCAATTTGCATAGCCTGACCCTCGTTTGGGGAGCTGATGCTTTACACCAGCGAATACCCCCTCCCCCTACCTCCTCTGTGCACCATCGTAACCAGGAGCGGACCTATTACTCAAGACGTTCAAATAGGAGGTGGCTGGGCGTGGCacgaaaaagtaaaacaaaaacttgcaGCGCCTCTGAAAACAGAAGCtcttgaattttaattaaacgttTTTATGCAAGAATCCCCCCGCCGAATGCTGGCACCCCTCCCTCACACTCTCATCATGCTGCTTCTATCGTTCTAGCTGTCTCCCTCTGGTATTGCGCTCCCACCCAGTGCACAGAAACTCCACTACCTGCTATCCCTCTCCCATTTATAAACCCACACTCACACTTCTCTCGCAAGCTGCAATTCTACTGCAAggcatatttatgcatggGTGAGGGTTGTTATCTAGTTGCATATTGTTATACACGCCAGGCACACCCACATATTAATATACCTTGATTGTACTCTCCCCCTAAAAGTCTCTCTTAGAttcatttggctttggctgtaactgttgttgttgttgtcgttgctggCGACtctgcatttgaatttttgccttttgccttcgccttcgtCGTCGCCTCTGCTGATGTTActacgtgtgtatgtatgtttgcataTTACTGTTACTCTTCACCcaattcgttttgtttgctggtttATAAGCGATTGCATTTGCGAATATTTTTCTGGCAGCTGCTGTACGAACGAAGAACAGTGCATGTGAAAGAGAGACGAGTGGAGAGTGGTGAAGAattgctgatgatgctgaaGGAGAAACAGAAGACCGAAGCAGAAGTTCAGCCAAAGAAATTGCCAAGTGGGAAGATGGGGGATGATGGGCCACCACTCTGACTGCACTCTGTAATTCAATTATCGACTCTTGGCAGTAAAAAGTGTTAATTATTAGTTTCCTTTGCACCACGTTCCTTCTCCTTCATTCTGGGTGCGCTAAAAGAGAAAGACGAAGACCAGAGGCGAAagcgaagagaagagagacagagtgtcTGGAAGTTCTGGCTAATGAAGACGCTGTCCCCGAGAAGTGGTGATAGCAGAAGAGAGTAGAATACGCTGCGAAGGAGGACAGTAGCGTAGTCGAAGGAGAATACAAAGAGGGGGTAAGTAAATGGCAAAGAATAAGTAGAAACAGgtacaaataatatatttaatgggAAACGGGGATCATTGCGCGCTCTTTGCTCACCCCCCTTGTGCTTAACGGTCTGCACCCCTGCTCCCTTGACACTCTGGCATCGCTGACACTCGCAGCGTTGAGGTAACCACTTGATCTCGCGCGACTCCTTTGCCATCGCAGCAGCGTCGCGCCCTCGCGCCCTATAATTGGTATTAGTTTTAATCATATTTCCGCCGAGTGGCCTTGAGGGGGTCCCCATAGTCGAGCAGCCAAGGAGAAAGTCACGGCGCATTAAGCCAGAGTGACATTTAATTAGTGCCTGAAAGGAAATATTTCCTTTATGTGTAGCTCGCTAGCTGGACCGCCCACAGTTCGCGTATCTGTGACACATTCACAACACATTCCCCAAAAATACGCAGCAGGGGGTGGGGCGACCCCAAAAAGCTGCCCGCTTGATTGCCCTTGTCTACTGCCgcgactggcgactggcaACCGGCAACCGGCAACTCCGGATCCGCGGTGGATTGATGATTGAGCCCGTTGCCCGTTGTTGCCACATTCCAGGGGGGGCAGCAACAAAGCCATGGCTAAGCTTCACAACTTCAATAGCAAATgaagttgcaacagcagcatcagcagggtGCAAAGGGCAGAGGgtgccacaaattgaaagcACTGAAGTCCAACGCTTGCCCACCGATGGCCGGAGTGTCCTGGGGAATGGGTTACCAGAAGGGCATCAGATTGCAGCATCCACCGCgtgctgcataatttatggcgACCAATCCCTTGCCCCAtcgtttccatttttttttttttttcgtcagctgagctgagctccctgctgctgctgttgttgccgctgccgctgcctctgctggagCTTCGAATTTGTATGTTGCCTTTGACACCAGCTAAAGGGGTTACGTGTCTGGCCCCTGTGCTATGCCCCGTCTCCCCACAATCTGCCACCCCGCGACCAAATCTAGTCGCGTTTtccgtctgtgtctgttttcgAACTTTGCAGTTTTTCCGTGCTTGGGAGTTTGCATTTTTCGGGGGGTTTTTTCCCAAGCTCAGGCATCGGCACGGCCATAGACTCCACAGCCCCATCGTCATGGTCGCTTTTTGGCCGTTTTTCAAATGTCTGCGCCATGTGCATGCGAAATTTTACCAAATGGTACCCaaaggggcgtggcacacacacacaaacagacacatgCACTCGGAAtcacacagagaaacagaggCACAGCCATAGACACAGAGACGGAACGATAACCTGTGCTAATGAAGTGTGATGTTGGCCAAAATGTGATTCCTTTTTATTCCCCACTCGCTGaggctctttctctctctctctctctctctctcagtctatctgtgcgtgtttttttgtgtcttctggt from Drosophila subobscura isolate 14011-0131.10 chromosome E, UCBerk_Dsub_1.0, whole genome shotgun sequence includes the following:
- the LOC117892495 gene encoding nucleolar MIF4G domain-containing protein 1 homolog isoform X1, with amino-acid sequence MSTMNILLILWCAVMLMQPGIGQKLRVKRSPVSTLAVHASNSTFSTKMLSQARSITIAATPKMMTTKAVATTATPSTVLAYSTGFTAAPTTKAVATTNATTSTPELVANLMSELQSARRRLDLLNDEIMAHSSRNPAATSAPPPRSGHRSPRIQELMARYCRNRRHPASVSVVAAQSAPPSPPRGRLTLKSDPQNARKKRSHALLPHHLRGFYSKRLLPDGKTEMEEFQLVAPKMTDDNAQQELDYEPKMVAHNVARIRQVKKQNGGHILTPAEYYQKLKTLQALPPMFDMAQMFQQQARIFDLIDHADDMTLRQLPKLIDSLLKNGLGMGLVMDAKKNENQVQNNEEKEEKVQKSEEKEEKVQNSEEKEENGKHGEEKEDKEDNEDNEENEESKFNKQEEQRRLLEAAKKNELKNASPNREDEEEFVISCPVRHDHHANRYGEIVDDDVVLVDQCHVA
- the LOC117892495 gene encoding nucleolar MIF4G domain-containing protein 1 homolog isoform X2, whose amino-acid sequence is MSTMNILLILWCAVMLMQPGIGQKLRVKRSPVSTLAVHASNSTFSTKMLSQARSITIAATPKMMTTKAVATTATPSTVLAYSTGFTAAPTTKAVATTNATTSTPELVANLMSELQSARRRLDLLNDEIMAHSSRNPAATSAPPPRSGHRSPRIQELMARYCRNRRHPASVSVVAAQSAPPSPPRGRLTLKSDPQNARKKRSHALLPHHLRGFYSKRLLPDGKTEMEEFQLVAPKMTDDNAQQELDYEPKMVAHNVARIRQVKKQNGGHILTPAEYYQKLKTLQALPPMFDMAQMFQQQARIFDLIDHADDMTLRQLPKLIDSLLKNGLGMGLVMDAKKNENQVQNNEEKEEKVQNSEEKEENGKHGEEKEDKEDNEDNEENEESKFNKQEEQRRLLEAAKKNELKNASPNREDEEEFVISCPVRHDHHANRYGEIVDDDVVLVDQCHVA